ggattgatcatcggcacccgaggacgtaggtaattctataccgaatctcgtaaatttcttatcttgttcttttttattgctttattattagtttctgcattgctttaatttcttttatattcaatagcaatagttgtagtattagtgtttggcacaagtggggtgcccggcacaacagtCTATTGATCTTTATCTTTATCTTTGTCTTTGTTACTCCACAAGAAGTTTCAAGCTTCTAGTTTGTTTCTCCCTCCTTTATCACTATTAATGATattacattttctcaaaaagatgTCCTTATATTTTAAAAGTGGGAATAttactaaacaaaaaaaaatagataaaattatatttagaaaatatatCTTTGTTAGATATTTTAAATGTTGGAACCTAAATAATGAAAGAACATtggaataaaaaaattgaaaaaaactaTGAGTAATGTAAAACATCTTGTGGACAAAAGTATctttatcttttgaaaataaaactaaaatttcCTCAAAGAAAACTATTTATGGTAGTTTAGATGGTGTAAATCAAGTTATGGACAAAAGCTTCCTAATCTTTTAAAAGTGAGATTAAATATTCCCCAAAATTTGTATACTATATGTAATAGTATAGATAGTGTAAAAATATATTTCgaataaaacaaataaatttatatgatatattttttttaaatttattttgaagtatcCAACATCatttgaataaataataatataattttaaaaataaaattatagatCAAGAAATACTTGCAGAaaacaaatttcaattttatttgaaattctaaaagtgATTAATTGATCATAAAGTAAATAGAAAATAGTAAGTATAAAAACATTATGTAGAAAATCTctatttagaaattttaataaatttcacaatatttttaaaataaagaagtCAAAATAGAGATTTTTTATACAATAAGaatagtaaaaatatatatttattaatattttaccCATAATGATGTATAAATATTAAAAGTTAATGTTTTGCATAATTTTAATTAGGGGATTCATTTCATAtatcataaattatattttaaagaaatttcTTATCCTTGTATTTACATGGTGTTATAATCGTATTTCACATCAATATTTgtcttttataatttttttaaaaatgtacaTGTTTTTTATGAATAATATTGACtgcttttattttaatattttttaaataaattataaaattaaattatttatttataagatatatctaaattttatttaaaattatataaatattttacacAATATTATTTACGTGAAACGCATGTGACATCTTCATGAATATAGATAAAAGTATGAAAAGTACATAAAATGGTTTTGTAGACTAAACTATTACTATTTTTAAAAGTAGGGAAAATATTTGTAAAAGAAtttaaattcaataaaatttagaaaaaaaactagaaattttatttttaattattatgattttcatataaacaaatatttgatttaaaaaataaactaaatttaatggtattataaatgttaaataaaacACATATGCAAAATAAAATTGTTGAATTCCTCTAACATCTTGGTAAATTATGGTAAAATGTCTAACATATAGTTTAGATAGACACTAATATAAATTCGAAagaataaattttagaaataaaattgTAGACTAGAAGCACAAGCTTAATAATAAAATGtaaatatatttgaaattaaaaaaaatcattaaaaaataagagtTATAAGATCTCATTAATTgataattaagtaaataaaaatagCAATTATAGAGAATTTAGGTGTCAAGTCAAAATTTAGAAATTGTACTAAACTTATAGATAATTTTTAttagaagagagaaaaaaaaaaagaatggaaaatatttatggatttttaaaattttttatccaatatgttacataaatattaaaatttaatacaCGAAAACTTTTAGTTAGAATATTCCTATTATATCATATGTCGCAACGTCCCGGACCCGGCCTAGAGAGAACCGCTCTCTCTTGGCAGAAAATGTGTGGGTTCTAGCTACGAACAAGGAgaaatggatgtgtgattttgtGGAAAACGAAGTGTGAtgaagtcgtcactaaccttttgaagtgtggttagaacacttgattgttatcccgttaggggtagaatcggtctgagTCACCAAAATcaggctcgggagtacggttacgcgaaaggaaggtattagcaccccctacgtgcccgttcttacaaacAGTACCAGATTAATCAAAAATCATCCCTGAAATAAACTTGATAAGCATTTCAAAACTATTCCCTTTCAAaatcaaaataatgaaaatactatataagtattccctcagagcCAGGACCATCCAATACTTAGAAGAGTCAATGCCCTTGGTTACAATCATCgggaaagaaaatcaaaaaaaggatacaaaatacgctcctaGGGGTTTGGAAATTTGTAGATTTTTCTAAGTAGAaaaatactattccgggaggtttttggaTTATGTTtgagatgaaaatgattttttgttcttaagaaatatttttgtgatttttcaaagtgtgaacatttttttgtgattttctgtgatttttcCCGAAGTTCAAAATAATGCAGATAAAAATCAATGggaatcaaagtatgaaaatatttttggaatttttcaaaattttatgatttttgtgaattttttggatgtgataataatatacaagtgaaatggagaaaatcggCATGAGCCGGTTCTGGGGATGATGAACCGGTCAAATGTTGACCggttcggggggggggggggaaaccagtttaaggtcttggtcgagactaTTCTCAAGTCAACACGCGTTGCCTTCCGCGTGGATTGTGTGTGCTAAAACAAATGAGTTAATCTTCTCCTGGGTcaactgccccaatttcaaagcATATCAATCTGTGCTTAGGGTCAGCTGCCCTAGTTTCGAGATTTACTTACTCAAGGATGCAATAAGGATGTTCAAAAGCTTATTaagacaagtatgaatgaatgatgctctacttctatatgtatgcatgtagcTACTTGTGATTCTAGAATGTAaggatatgctgctatatgtatacGCATCGCTACCTATGACGCAAAATCATGTATACATTTTTCTTTTCTGTGtaatgaaatgcatgatgatgtatgaaatttctttttccaATGCGCTTGTAATCAGAGAACCAATTTTTGAGTTTGGCCATGTGTTCGGACTCCAATCCGATGTGAATGCCTCTAAATCTGGCTTAAATGAGACTCAATCCAAGATATGCCCCAGTTACATATCACTGATCTTGGTCCTACTTTCAAATTCTACTTTGATGTGAAAAGCATAGGAATTGGCTCTACAACAGCTCAATATGAAATCTGCCCTAGTTTCATTTGTTTGCAACTAATCTTGGCCACTGCTTTCAACAAGAATTCAACATGGAGTTTGCCCCAGTTATATTCGTCTATGGCTGATTCTGTTCACTTGGCATTCTTTCTATTGGGGACTTTCTTGGCGATTCTTCACAGGATACCTTCTTTGACTATCCATTCCACACTTTGGAACTTTTGGAGAGTGAGAAAGGGAGTATTTTTTCGAAGGATGAAGATTCATGTATTTAggacatcaatttgctaaatAAATAGATCAGATGCGCAAAATAGATGTTTTATCAAGTTCATGCCTTTTGGAAGGAAATATTTTCatgccagtattcaaaagtcatgtggCACTGATTCTCTCCCTTCATCGATTGCCCCCGTTTTGTTGAGGGAAACTTCTCCTCTTCTGTCTTATTTTGCTGTTGACCCACTGGAAATCTTTTGTTTGATTGTTACTCCTAGTTTAGCCAATTTGACCCatattttgatctcaagatggtctttaagactcgggacaaagcgtaggcttagggatttaggttctcaaaagaaaatggaaactaaagctcaaaaatctcattcCTTAAATGATATCTTCTGCCCCAATTCAGTGCGAGGCGTTTAAGAATTTGATCGAACTTGTCCTTttaaacaagttgcctacgtaccttttcaggataaGGTGATAACGTAGTTCACACTCAACAttaagtctgacaaatcatttaagacaacaacgTGTGTACCAATCTAGTCAGGTCTTTCccttggactgtaatgtaggcttagGTTATTGGTTAGAGAATAAAATGGTACAATACGACTCAAAGTTTTTTGATCTTAAAAAGTGCAAtccttggtcaaagatcacatcttaagcatgtcccttttcatttcccctctttttctctttttctgtGTTTTCTTCTTTATTGATTTCCCTTTCATGGATCATTTTCGAGCATCATGTTCATTGTAAGCTCAATTGGAACTGATCCTTTTCAAACTGCCCAGTGTGGGGTGAGATCTTTTTTAGACTGCCCTAGTGTGGGATGTGATCTTTTGATGGGTTGACCAAGAATTGAATTCTTTTAGGCTCAAGAGGGCTTGCAAGGggtttttctcttttattttcttggtaGCCAAAAAACGGCCTACTATCACTTTGGATAACCCATTGCTATCTCATATGATTTGTTAGACCTTTGAAACCCCAAACCCAGTTAAGTTTTTGGAAAATAACTTTTGAAGAGAATGGCTTAACATTCAAGTTCAAACGGGTTAACAATGATAAATCCACATTTGGGTTCGTTTTAGGAGGACTGGTCAGCCAAAGATAGCCAtctgtcatttgatcaaaacGAGAGTAATGAACTGCCATGAAATTTTTGGGAACAACAGTCATTTTGTTGAGTTCCTTCTAAAGTAGAATACTCCTTCATAACATTCGAATTCAATGGGGTAAGGATAATTGTTCCATCCTCCACTTCTTCCGCCTTTGGGGTagattttcaaattcaaaatctcttcCTGGCTCATGAATACTGGCAATGTTACTTTCCCTATTCCAGCATAAAAAACATGAGCAAACAAAATTTTGCAATTGAACTCATGATGCAaatgatatacgaaaatgcataacttcatttcATTAATGGAGATGAAATTCTCTAAGACAGAAATGTTATAGAATTACAAAGAGAAAATGGAAATAAAGAAATAAGCAAGACAAAAGCACCATATGAAATAGATTGGATAGTCAGCAGTCTGTCAATTATATTTTTCCATTGCTATAAAATGGTAAACCCCCCCACTCAAGCTAGTCCTAGGTCTATGGCTGATATTTCGTCTTCGACTACTTCTAACATGCTAATCATTTCCTTTCCTGACTATTTATCATCAAAAGTTAAAGAACCGGCATCCCTCAGTGATTGTACTTTGTGCTTGAATGTCCAACATTGGTCAATGGTGTGGCCCGATGAATTGGAATGATATACACAGCGAGCGTcgggatcataccactgtggcaGGGGATGTCGTATAGCTATTTCGGGGATAACCGAGATGGGCCCCCTCTCAAGTAATTGGGGGAacaattccgaataggacatgggaattgcCTCGATCCTATTAGGACCGCCTCCCTACGCTTGAGCATTTTGCTGAGCGAGCGCAGGTCTGGTGCCTGCATACGCTACCTGATTAACGGTGGGCTTGGCAGCAAAATTTCTCCTCACCCCCCTATTCCAGTTGTCTTGGTAATAATGCCCTTGAATCATGTGGGCTTCTTCGTCTTTCTTCTTAGTCCACTTCCTGCTCGAATCAGTCTCATTTTCACTGTCTTTGACCAAGCCTGCCCTGATGTCGGCTTCAATCCTACTTCCCACAGCCATGATGTCCTTGAAGTCATAGGGAGTTGCACCCCGAAGATATCCGCTGTAGGGGTCCTTCAATGTTTTTATAAACATCATGATAGCTTCCTGGTTGCctaccggggggtccacttggatcaaCGCATCCCTCCACCTATGGGCATACTCTCTAAAGGTCTCTGTgggtttcttctccatttctaAGAGAGTCATCCTGTCAGGAGCCATTTCCAAAACATGGCGGTATTGTGTCTTAAAAGCATCTGCCAAATCTCCTCATGTGTGGATTCGGGCCCTATCTTGTTGGATATACCATCTAGCCATTGCTCCCGTAAGATTGCTCTGAAAGCAATGTATCATCAATGTCTTATTGTCAACATAAGCGGTCATTGATTGGCAAAACAGGCTCATGTGGGTCCGAAGGCATGTAGTCCCATCAAACTTCTCAAAGTCGGGCATTTTAAACTTTGGAGGGAGCACTACATTAGGCACCAAGCAATAATTTGAGGGTCTAGTGATATTGAAGGTTTGGGGCCCTTCTATAGCCCTTAACAGCTTTTCAAGCTCATCGCAGCGGTGTTCTATTGTAGTATTGATTGTTCCCACAACTACTAATGAAGGCATTCCCAATTCTGGAGTCGTCACTGCTGGAACAAAGGGGGCCACTCCAGGCGGTGGTCTCTCTGAGGTATATGGTGGTGGTATTGATGACTGCCCTTGAATTGACATAAAGCTCGGTGGATGGataggatttgtttcttcttcatGATCCTATTCCTGGACTTTCTTTCCTTTGTTTAACAGTAGGTCCAATATTCTTTTCATCTGATTGCCTAGTTCCTCTTGTCCTTGCTCTATGCCCAAAACCTGGTTTTCTATGTGTTTCACCATGATTTTTACTTTGCTTTTGGTGTTGTAAGGGTGAATAGAGGTGGGCTAAATGTTGGAATTCTGGATCTTACTTTGGCATGATAAGAAGTTGGAAAATGATTACCGGCCTATTGGAGGAGaacatgcatgtatgcatgtaatgcaacctGAACAATCATTTTGGCCATGGTTTCGGGAAAAACCACACTCATTAGCGATCTCGAGAATAATCCGTTATCCCCTTGACAAGGTACTTTGGGAAATTTGACTTTCAAAAAATGAATTGGGCTCTTTCCGAAAAATTGGTCAAATGATACGAATGCCTAACATGGATGCACGATGTACAACACACAGCATTTTTCTAGACATATGTACAACAGACATAGGTTATCACCTGcagagaaggatgtggctcctgtcccaaccccgGGGTAAGTATGTACAAAGGGTTCTCTTAGGCTTtaccctaggcaagggattatggacaatcatgtgtggttaagctcGAATCCCTATTGAAAAAGGTTCTCATATTAAAACTTTATCCTCCCTTATAGAGGTTCGGACGAAGCTCgtactgagcggagtggttcgcgggtccccatgggccatgccacatgggaactggcactattacgctcctttctaatcctagtaGGGAAAGCCCAGGTATAGAGCTatgagagtgtgtgagtttaaccatttcaacctacaccccctaccccgcatccatccattattcagaaTTAAACACATGCTCAACAAAATAGTAGGGGAAACAAAACATCATGCTTATTCAAGGTACcactaatcacatgcttagctAACACAAGAAGAACTAAACACATGCTTATTTGAGTATCAAAGCAAGCAAAGTATTCACAATTATTCATGTATATGCAACTAAATTATCAATTTGTACAAgaatgaaagggagtaatcaagaagacttatttagatttgagatcgggataattcttaattaatcacTGGCTCGACTCTTAagtgtccccagcggagtcgctaagttgtcgcgacgtcccggacccggcccagagagAGAACCGCTCTCTTTTGGCGCATAAGTGCGTTCGACTACGAACAGGGGAAAAAATGGATGcgtgattttgaaaatgtgatttttgtggaaaaataatgtgtgatggagtcgctactaaccttttgaagtatggttagaacacttgactACTACCCCGTcaagggtagaatcagtctgcgtCACTAGAGTCGAGATCAAGAATACAGTTAAGCGAGGGGAAGGTATTTAGCACCCCCTAtacacccgttcttacgaacggtaccataTTAGTCAAAAATTATCCctgaaataaacttgataaacCTTTCAAAACTAtttcctttcaaaaatcaaaataatgaaaatactatataggtatttcctcataatcggggcaatccaatactccgaagagtctatgtccttggttgcaatcatcaggatgaaaaataaagaaaataatttatgaaaatacatTCCTGGGGGTCTTTGAAATCTGtagatttttctaagtaggaaaatactattctgggaggtttttgaaatttgttcgggatgaaaatgatttttgttgcctagaaaatatttttgtgatttttcctaagtaaatatatatatttttttttgttgtgattttgtgatttttccccaACTTCGAAATAGCACAAAATAAGAATCATGGAAATCAAAGTGTGAAAATGTTTTGTcgatttttcagagaatttttgtgatttttattaattttctggatataataataataatatacaagtgaaGCGGGAAATATCAGGGTGAAGCGGTTTAGGGAATGATGAACTAGTCAAACGTTCACTGGTCCAGAGGAAAAACCAATTTAAGGTCTTGTTCGAAACCATGAAGTCAACACGCGTTGCCTTACACAGTTTGTGTTGTGTTCAAGTGCGGGTTAGAGTGCACGAACGATATACGGTGCATGAATGCCTGCGTACGCGTGTTTATATGAAATGACATGTATGACCACGTGAATGTGTGCGTGagtacatgcatgcatatgcctgaatgtgaatgtgtgtgtatgtgtgaacGCCTACCTACATGAACAGGAACATGAGGGGTGCACCTTTATGAAACTCCATGCATGTGTATACGTGCACATGGGTGGTGTGAGTGCAAGTTCATGAATGAACGTagcatgcatgtgcatgagtgTGCAAACGTGTATGACGTGCACGTGTATGAATGTGTACGTCCATGAACGTGCACATGTGTGAATGagtacatgcatgcatgtgtatgcgTGAAAGTGGGCATACATGAATGCATGCGTGCATGTGTACGTGAGAAATTGAGTGCATGCACATACACGTGAGGGTACATGAATGCATGCACGAATGTGTATGTGAGGAGTGGAATGCgtgtgtatgcatgcatgtggagGTGTGTGTACatgtgtatatgtgtgagtgCATGAGTGAATGCATGTGAGTGTATatggatatgtatgcatgtttgTGGGAAACAGTATGTAAATAGTGTGTGTATTTTAGTGTGTGAAGTTGTGTGCGTATTGTGCAGGCTGTGAATAAAAACCATGTGTAGTGTGTATTTGTGTGTACAGGGCCATGCCAGAGCAGGGGGGTTCACCGCGGCTGTAAAGGGGTGGTTGGCCGTGGACTTTACCAGCAGTGGTGAGGGCGGAGGGGTGTACTCTCTCTGTGGGTGGCTGAGCTTTCAGCTGGCAGCAGATTGCTGCTGTGGAGGATCCAAGAGatgggagagagagaaggagatgaAGGAGAAGAGAGTCTCGGTAAGGGGCAATGCTCGTGGGGTAGGTTGGTGGTGCTGCCGTGATAGAAAccgagagagagtgagagttgggGGAATCTCTGGTTCGTGTGCGGTGGGTGCCGTGAGTGAGGCCGAGAGACAAATGGATGGGAGCTGGTTTCAGGTGGGGAGCTGAGTTACTAGTGAGGAGCAGAGCTCGGGTATGGAGGTAATAGTGTTCACGGTCGTGGGGAATCAATGGGGAGCCTATGGCTGCTGGCTGTTGTGACAATGGTACATGCATGGGTTGTGTGGAAGACCCGAGAGCGAGGGTGGTGAGGATGGAGAAGGTGAGAATGGGTTGTTGGAGTTAGATGGTGTTCGTCCGGCAGggattgtggttgtgttggtctGGGCTGTGGGTGAATGAAGGGTGATGCCATGAGTGATGGTTGTTGGCCGGAGCAGCTGGAGGTTGGCGCTGCAGTGGTGTGAGGCCGTGGGAGAGAGAAGACGAGAGAGGGAGCAAGGTGATGATGGGGAAGGAGATTGAAGTTTGGGGTGCTTACTGTGTCCCATGATATTCCACCAACAGATATAACTCGCCAAGATCAGATTGCATTTTCTAAAGTTAGTTTTAGAATAATCTAATCAATTGGAGACAAAAGAGGTTCAACCCCAATGTTCTTCTATCAAAATCAAACAACCAACACTACATGAATGACAGTCTTTAAACGGATCCAATCCGAACATGCAATTCCATGAAACAATATTCTCATCAACATCTATAAGACCATCAACCATCGCAAAATAATCCATTACAATGAAATGTAGATAAGAAACCAAACAACAACCATACCTTGAATATGACGAGAGACCCACAGATTATTATGTCAGATAGAAAACAGATTATCTTTTGGACTCAACACAGAAACATCGGATCGTTCATCGATCAATTTACCAAGAGTTCAAAACGCCCGGAGAGACACAAATTACTCCACCGAAGACCCAAACAGAACACTAGAACGAACAACAACGTCTCCAGCCGATTCACTGCTTAGGCTCCGAATCCCCCGGGATGAATGATCGAGAGTGTGGGTGTTTCCGGAGGTGACGGTGGCGATGAAGAAGGTGGTTCGGGTGGCGGGTTGTTGGCGAACAGAGGGATGAGAGCGAGAGGCAGTGGGGTAGCTGTGCGGTGGAACCTGCAGGGCgtgagagagatgagagaaaatGGAGAGTTGGGCTCTACCCGCGGGGCAGGTGAATAGTGGATATGCTGGTATGGAGGATGGTGAGGAGTAGTGCTTGCCTGGGCGAGGTTATTCTGGAGAGATCTGCGAGCTGGGAGAGAAGCGGGAAGAAAGGATGAAAGGAAAACGCCCCTGCCCGTGAATagtgaaaagaaaaatgaaccCCCCCCTGCGTATGCGTGAATTGTGCTCTTAGAGGAGTTGGGCGATACAATTTGGCGCCAAAATGTTTGCGGGAGGCCAAAAAAATATCCTATTAGAATGAATATTCCCTGCCCTCTGCACGCGTTTTCTGTTTGGGAGGGGATTATTTCTCCCGCATGCCatgccttttttattttttcatttattattattattaattttttttatatttatttttgtattttatgtatTTCTTTTTTTCAAGTGTTTAAGAAAACTTGATTTCCGAACACCGAGGGACCCGAACCCGATGCAAAAGTATCGTGACTCTGTTAAAATGCCGAGACTTGATTAAGATTCGCCTAGATATAATTAAAGTGTCGGAACTCAATTAAAACACCATGATTCAAATAAAAACACCGGTACTTGATTAAGACACCAGGATTCGGTCAAaatttcctaggacttcaaaatTCATCGGGTCTCAATTAGAATTCTAGGGCTCGATTAAAATTCACCGAGACTCAAAAATTCACCGGGGTTCGAGAATTCACCGGGATTCAATTAAATCCTCCCATTCGTGATTCAAGTCAATTTTTATTACGCCGGGTCTCCTTAATATagtctagttaaaattggggtgtcgacataatatattatgttttaaatatcttttaTGTCTTTGTATCTACATAATatctctcatttttttattttttttttgagaaaaggTAAATTCTTTACGAAAGGAAGAGACAAGCAAGCAGCTTGAAACTTCGAGAGGAATGCACACAATAAAAGAAAAGCCTAGAAAACTGGAATCAAGCTTATAAGGAAAGGAGAGTTTAAATATCACCCTTAAGTCtgatgataaatataaaaattcctTTCAATCTAATGTCTCTCATTTTTTTGTTTGTATTCTTATAACTTTAGACAATTTTTTAGAATAACTTTAAATATTCATactcgtaaaaaaaaaaaaaagaacacaaCTGTGGAGATACGTTACACAAGATTATTAGCATAAATGTCATGCAATCTAGTGCAAGCACATGATATATTTACGAGTATATATGTTTGTATGTGCATATAGTTGTATTTAATCAGgttgtattttattaaattatttttcaatgGAGCCGCCTGCTTTTGGGCATTGATCAAATTAACTAGCTTGATtttgcttttcttctttttcacttTTGGTATGTAATGGGGTTGTCTCCATTTGTTTGTGTGTTTTGTTCGTTCGTTTGTTTGTTTTTAATGACATGCAACTCGAGCCATCGATGAGCCCTTCAAACCCTCCAGTGTGGTACCACACTCACGAGATAACAGGTATGTCCCTTTAATTTTCTCCACTTAATTACTTAAATCTGATCTCAAGGGCAGTGGAAATCAAACGCTTGACCATGCGCCAAACCAAACCCAATCCTTACCACCTGAGCAACCCCAAGGGGGCTTTGTGTGTTTTGTTTCCACTTTATTAGTATCCTGCTTGATTTGCCTTCATCAATGAATTATATATTGATCTctcttcaaaaaaataaaataacttttttcaATTGACCACAATTTAATGTCATGTAACCTTTGCTTTGATGTTTATCAAATCTTTTGATTCCTTCAATATTCCCATTACTTTGATATTTTCTATCACTATGTTTATAAATAATTACTTAAGAGTTCATTTACTTgtagaaaatttttatttttttttatttttataaaaaataataaaaatttcaacTTATCTTTAAAAGgcaaaaaataaagagtttgtttagctatgtattttttttttatttttcattttagatatcaaataattacaaaaagacAACTTAATTTTAGTTTT
This genomic stretch from Malania oleifera isolate guangnan ecotype guangnan chromosome 3, ASM2987363v1, whole genome shotgun sequence harbors:
- the LOC131151385 gene encoding uncharacterized protein LOC131151385 — encoded protein: MSIQGQSSIPPPYTSERPPPGVAPFVPAVTTPELGMPSLVVVGTINTTIEHRCDELEKLLRAIEGPQTFNITRPSNYCLVPNVVLPPKFKMPDFEKFDGTTCLRTHMSLFCQSMTAYVDNKTLMIHCFQSNLTGAMARWMTLLEMEKKPTETFREYAHRWRDALIQVDPPVGNQEAIMMFIKTLKDPYSGYLRGATPYDFKDIMAVGSRIEADIRAGLVKDSENETDSSRKWTKKKDEEAHMIQGHYYQDNWNRGVRRNFAAKPTVNQVAYAGTRPALAQQNAQA